A stretch of DNA from Aspergillus flavus chromosome 3, complete sequence:
GGGTGAACCTGTCTATGCATAGAGAGTGCAATGGGGGTGCAAAGAGATGCGATCTTATCTAACTCTATCGAGCGAGGCACTTAAACAACTATTGTATACTTTGAATGACTTTGTTTTGCTATCTTATTtatggaaaaagaaggaaaagaaagttgACGGATTACTATAGACGTCATTGTTCAGAGCCATTCCAGCATCAACAGTCGAGGGTTTCTAGCCACATAGCTAATGAGCACCACTGCCGGAATTGAAACATGAGCTGGAAATTACAATGGTGAAATATAATCACAACGCGacgaggaaaatgaaaagaaaaacaagtaTAGCGCATACGGTAGTAGGGAGTGCCaaacgaagaaaacaaaaaaagtgCTCCCAGGCGGGATCGAACCGTCGACCTCCAAGAGACGCATACAACCTAGTACATTGTACAATGGTCATATAAGCTTGATGCTCTAAACCAACTGAGCTATGGGAGCGGGTTTTGGTACAAGTTTTATTTTCAGCCTATAACATCGCAAAAGTCAGTCACGGCACCTCGTGATTGTGCTCATAATATCTTCCACCCGATAGCCTTGTGTTGCGGGTTCATTGCCCAGCCCCCCTTCGTATCTAATGTTTTCTTGGCTCTTTCAAGCAATTCTGCATGCTTCCGTCTTGGCACCTATCTCTTTGTTTTGGTGGCGCCTATCCCCCGCCTGTTGTCGGCCTGGCGCTCAGCCATCGCTGTTGTAGATCCCTACTATTTGTCTATCTAGTTCGTATTGGTACCTCACTACCTTGTGCAACTGGTGTGACTATTTCCTTGGCTCTCCTGGGCCTTTTGTGTTCTGATGCGGACACTAGTACGTTGTTCACCCTGCCTGTCTAAGGCTTTATGAGGTCCATTCGCAAGCTCGTGTGCCGCTCCGGATACCCCGAGTTTTTTAAGCGAGCTCAAATCTCCCTTGAACTTTAATTTTCTTTGTCATTAATGTTAAGTGCTCCTCGAGTGACTATGCCAGTTTTTGGAAGCAAGAGGAAGTCCTCTGGTCGGATGTCACCGTCCCCGGGGTTGTCAATGACGGGTTGCGTACGGTCTATCCAGTGTAATGATTGGGGGAAGAGGTCAGAGGGCAAGTAGTTCACGAACATCTTACGGAATTCGTGGAACATCTCTGCAGCTAGCCGAGATTCCGCAGCATGAGTGTGATCTAGAACCCTCCTGGGGGATGATCATTGATTCTATTTGTCACTAGGGCTGATTCGCTACACGGACCCTTAGTATGCCCCGGATTACAAGGAACGACCCTGTTATTAGTGTGACTGCATTGGAAGCTTGGACGACGGGCGTAGATGCTCTTAAAGCTGCGGTTGATGTCACCATTGAAAGTGGCAAAAGGACGCTGTCTTTCAACGCCACGGCTGGGAGTACCATGAACGGCGTCTTTGACCCAATCGACAAGATATGGGCAATGTCTGGAAGGCAAACGACTGGCTCCATGTTGATGCCTGTTGGGGAGGAATGGGTTGCAATTTCTGACAATCCGAGACATCCGAACAGAGGAAGTGAGCTTACTGACAGTATCGCCTTCACTCCTTCCAAAACTGGAGAGTGTACCACTCGTTTATGCATTTCTGCTAGTAAACGAACTGTGGAACTTCTGGCTGGCCAATAAACTCAACGTTCAAGACTTGTCCCATGACATGACTGCTGTACATCTGAAACGACACCCCCGAGCCAGTGGAAATAATTTCGGAAATGACGGAAGTCCTCCAGGCTCTTGGATGAAGCCCCTGCAGTGGCTGATATGTGAGACCAGGTCTCGCTGACGGTACGGGGTTCTCCGCGGCCTGATGCAACTAAACCACCCCTGCACTGGATATACTATGGAACTAAAGATATCACCTAAGAGGTCTAGCAAAGTGTTGACAGCTCGCAGTATATGACCATTCTAGTCAAAGATCATCTATACATAGACTTGTTCCGAGACATCAAGAGTGTCCTCACCCAAGTTTACTTCAGATTTTAGTGGTGGCCGAAGGGGAAAAATTTGGGGCTTCCGATAGAGCTCCTGGAGTAGCGCCCACAGCCACAACACTCATGTACTCTACGAGCACCTCACCAGGCACGGATGGAAGACGCCTACGCGCGGAAGCCAAAGGGGAAGTTCATTCGGATCGCATGTAGTCGATTCACTACAGGATGAGGAGTTGAAGCGGTAGTTTAGTTGTAGGTGCGGTTAAGAGAGCCTGGAATTGTACTATTATCTTTTGTAGAGACAAGAAATAGACCAAAGTACCTCAAAGTGAAATTAGCTCACCAATGCCCTGTAGGCTCTGCGGGGAACCTATCCTATGCAGCTACTCATATCACCTACTAGAACGTAAGATAGTGATGTACAGGCCAAGGATAAACCAGCTTCCGAATTGTTTACTAATTTCATAGTGCTTTATTGGCGAATACAATGAACTAATTTAATGACAATAGACACATAGAAATTCTACTGCACTAAATAATCCACTGGCTATGTATGAGCATGGTTAGTCTTAGGTACGATATCCTTGGTGTTGGCTATTTTGTGTACATTGACTCGAGTCTCTGATCAATCCATATAGCTGTTATTTGCCTTTGATTCTTGTCTCGAGGGTTCGTGCTTGTTGGTTTAGACACATGAAGAATGGTTTGAATGACCTGATCTAAAGCATCTATTTTCTAACAATTACTGACAGATTTATAACGAGcttttctttgccttctttccCCGACCCTCAAAGCTCCAGTCGATCTGTGTAGCCATCCGCACCTTCACACCTAGCTCGTTAGCGAACGCGCGAACCAGGCCAGGATTTTGCTGGAACCAGCGTCCAGCCTGTACTGCATCAATACCAGACTGTACCACCTCCTCGGCCAGAGCCCCCGTCTTGATTCCACCAACAGCCGATATCAATAGCTTCTCGCCCACAGCTTTCTTGATTTCTTGAGCGAAATGAACCTGATAGCCCGGGCCGGACCGAATCGCGATTGCGGATTTCGCATGGATACCACCTGAGCTAACATCCACCAGGTCGACGCCGCGGTCAGCCAACAGCAGAGCGAGCCGAATCGACTGAGCAACCGTCCAGCTCTCAGGAAACTCTTTTGTCAAGTTATCGTCAAACTCGAACCAATCAGTGGCACTAATCCGGACCAAGAGCGGCATAGCGGTCGGGATAACTGCGCGAACCTCCTCACAGATCTCCAGAAGTATTCTGACCCTGTTTTCAAAGCTACCTCCATACTTATCTGTTCGTCGATTACTAACAGGACTCAAAAACTGATGCAGAAGATACCCATGCGCGGCGTGAATCTCAATCGCATCAAAATTCGCCCTGACGGCCCTTTTCGCAGCCTCCGCCCAATCTTTCTTCAACACCCCGATATCCTCCCCGGTCAGAACCTTAGGAACGGCATTGATGCCCTCCTCTTGAGGAATTGCCGACGGCGCAACGATATCATCTGGCCAACCCCCAACCTCCTTGACAGCCATCGCATTACCGCTCAACCAAGGCGCAACGGCACTGGCCTTGCGCCCTGCGTGGGCCAACTGAATGCCAATCTTCTGACTTTGGCTGTGGGCAAACTCAGTGATGCGCTTTAGGGGCTCGATATGACCATCGTCGTAAAGACCAAGGTCTTGTGGCGTGATGCGACCCACTTTCTGCACGGCCGTGGCCTCCATGATGGCGAGCCCTGGGCCGCGCTGGACGATGCCGCCAATGTGGGTCAAGTGCCAGTCATTGGCGTATCCATCTTTGGCGGAGTACTGGCAGAGCGGTGCGAGGAATAGACGGTTGGGAAAGGTTACCCCGCGGATGGTGAGGGGGCTGAAGAGCTTGGTTGATCCTTCGACTTGCGTGCCTGCTGGCGGCACTTGCGCTGGGGTGTAGTAGGAGATGCCCTCGGCGGCGATGttgtcgatgatatcctgCGTCATGTTTGGATAGAATGCAATGTGGGGATTGGACAGACTGGTATGGGCTATACGGCTGAACCTGTAGACAAGAAGCCTACATAAGAGTAATATATAGATCCAATGCTGACAAATTGAGAATTAGTAACATGAAGCATCCACCACCGCAATATCCAACACATGATTGGCGCAGCCCTAGTTCATGTCCGGTTTAGGTTGATCGCTTCATTAGCTAGAACCTAGGAGCCAATCAGAGTAACGACAAGATCAAAATCCATGTTGCTTATTATCTTTCCCTGTCGGCGTCTGATTGCGTGATATTTGTCTGATGTAACTGATCCTGCTTTTTGATAGAATCAGCATTGCTCTCGACCTGGGGTActttgaaaaaggaaataaccATCGTACCTGTCAATATTATCACACTCTCACCAGACTATAACACCAAGAAAAAATGAGACTCTGGTAAAGCCACACTCTATTGGTTTGATACATGGCGTAACCGGTATCTAATCCTCGACTTTGTCGATATAACTATTCGTGAATGAGTATACGGTATCTTCGAGTTCTCTTATGGAAGGCTCATACTAATGCACGCGGTCTAGTGCTTAATATGAGGGCGAACAGCGATAAGCGCAAAATATACAATCTTCCTGATATCTGATCTCACAAAAGGGCGTTAAACACTCTCCATAGATGTTTGACTCTTGCGCTCCGCATGGCACTTCCCATAACAGATCTCAACAGATGTTCTGAGTGAGGACTAAAAGAATGCTTACGGATATGTAGCCTTGGAAAATTGCCTATCAAGGTCACGAGTTAGTGCCGACGTGCCCCAGAACGTGCTGTCTATCACGCGTGGCCCGAGGTCAATACCAGGTATACGCGCAGTGACCGTATAGACATGGTATCCTCCATGGATTATGTCGTGCTTATTCTGAGTATCGTTCTGATTGTACACATTCTATGCTTACAGAGTGTAAGGACTTATTGTTCTGCTAAGGTATGAAGTGAAATGTGACATTTTGGATATCTGAATATATGGTTTGTCTTTAAGATCCAAGTAGCTGGTACGTAATTCTTCATATATTGTAAACTCAGCTCTTCAAGGAAGTCTCAAGGACTGATCATTATCTATATGGAGGTTTACAGCGACTTGAGAATGTTATAGAGGACCTGTCCAATAGATATCTAGGATGTTAGAAGTGGGATCGATTCACTGAAACAAGGGAGAGGCtcaaagatgaagaatgtATTCACGCCTCGTTTTTCCGTCAACAGGGTGATTGTTAATCGTCTGCCTTGTCGTAATATGTAAGACAACTATCACTCAACTATATCAGAGCTACCTTATCATAAACCAAGCCTCATCGGAAACACATCTCAGCGCAAAGTCATCTGGTTACCCTCGAGATACGCCTTCAAATCACAAACGTTCGGAGT
This window harbors:
- the afvA gene encoding putative NADH oxidase, translated to MTQDIIDNIAAEGISYYTPAQVPPAGTQVEGSTKLFSPLTIRGVTFPNRLFLAPLCQYSAKDGYANDWHLTHIGGIVQRGPGLAIMEATAVQKVGRITPQDLGLYDDGHIEPLKRITEFAHSQSQKIGIQLAHAGRKASAVAPWLSGNAMAVKEVGGWPDDIVAPSAIPQEEGINAVPKVLTGEDIGVLKKDWAEAAKRAVRANFDAIEIHAAHGYLLHQFLSPVSNRRTDKYGGSFENRVRILLEICEEVRAVIPTAMPLLVRISATDWFEFDDNLTKEFPESWTVAQSIRLALLLADRGVDLVDVSSGGIHAKSAIAIRSGPGYQVHFAQEIKKAVGEKLLISAVGGIKTGALAEEVVQSGIDAVQAGRWFQQNPGLVRAFANELGVKVRMATQIDWSFEGRGKKAKKSSL